The Sesamum indicum cultivar Zhongzhi No. 13 linkage group LG9, S_indicum_v1.0, whole genome shotgun sequence genome segment AGAACTATAGAAAAAAAGggctaatatatatatattagggcTCGactcaaaattcatattaatagaTTTTGGGCAGTTTAATTAAGgcaaattcatattaattttcaaatcaaatcctAACTTAAAGATTCACATAATTAcaatcttctattttttttaaaaaaaaaaaaagaaaaaatctcatatatatatatatattgtgctGGTAATAACCTATTTCCTTGCTAGACAGACAATCATATCTTTACTATTATAAGGAAAAGATATGCTATTAGATATAAAATGATGATTTTAATACTAGTGTACCGATTTTTTGTGTAAtgtgttaatttatatattttactcttatttataatttattttaaaatataaaatattatttattatgtgcagGCAAGAATATGTGATACCCCGACGATTagtatatacataaaataactttaatattttatccgAAGTCCAAATCCCAAtttaaatgaatgaaaacatgaaaaataaaaataaaatgattaagcAATATTTCAGCACATAAATAGACTAGTTACATATTAATTTCCTCTGTCTGcatattatgcatatataatatatatataattggtaaTCTAAATTGATTGGTATTAACCATCTACATCTTTCTTGGATtggactttttattttaaattttatagtatcttctattatattaattatatacatgcatgttatatgtataatttttttttgtatttaaataaaataaaacataattttctactatgatatattaattcaaatagaAGATTGATACgataagatttaaaataaaaaattcaatccttACATCTATCTGTacatagagagagagataccGCAAAGAAGagtaaagaaatttaaattactagaTAGAAATCTTAACtcagataatttaaaaactaaattattcaATCTATCTTACATATAGtattgagatatatatatatatataatgtccTCCTCAGAGGGCGGCTGCCACCTCCACTCCGGCGGCTCCGTCtgtctctctatatatacatatttatgtatatatacacacaaatgaacaacatacaatatatgtaatataggTGATCATATCATGTTGAAGAATAATGAAGAATCTTCCTCATGACCTGTACCTGGGCTCGGAGGCACTGTATATAATGGCCTGTTTCATTCAACAACCTGCGAAAATCCATGGCTTCGCCGCCCGGGACGCGCTCCCGCAGCTCGTTCTCCTGCCCCAACCCCAGCTCATTTCTAGGGTTAATTGATCCTCCCACAGCACCTCTTCTAGTTCTAGGTTTTATCATTTCTTTGGTCCGGTTTCTGATCTTCCGGAGCACCGCGCGGCTCCAGGCTTTGTTTGGACCGACAGCCAACGCCATGGACGCGTAAGCTGCAGCTCTGATGGCATGGTATCGCTTGCGTCTGTCGGCCGGGttaagaggaggaggagtgcTGATGATGTTGTTGTTTAGCTTGTTGATGGCTCGAAGAAAGCGAAGAGAGAAGCGGTTTTTGATGGAAGTAGGGTTTGTGTGAAGGTTCTTGGCTGTCTTCATTATGACTGAGGAGTTTTAGGGTTTTGGTTCTTATTTGAGATAAAGATTTTGTTCTGACACAACTGGGTTGGGGGTGGAGGGAAGAGTTCAGACATCTGACAACATGATGTATATCTTTATAacacgagagagagagagagagagagagagagattaggTTAGGAAATTGTGGAAGAAAGAGTGAAGGcaatgaaaaagagaaaagaatgtTGGGGGAGAGAGAAAGGATTGCAAATGTGTGGTGATTATGGAGGGCATGCAGTttgatcttttttaataaaaaattctacattaattttttattttatgtttcattatatatataattaagttttattttttgatatctatgttttattatataaccaatgaaaaaaagagaattaacacgaacatataaatttaaaataaaagaaaacgaCTTGCAAAGTACTCTTCGacatatgatatatatatatatatatatatataaaataaaagaaaatgacttgtatatatatatattctccatCTACTTAAAAAGAATCTTTTAGAAGGAAAAAatgctatttatttaatttcgtTGAATGAAAAGTCTTATTTTAAAGAAGggttcaaataaattttgaaatatgaatTAAGATATATAGTAGTtgacatataaaattaaaataaaattagatgatgaaattgttatatattagATATGGAGAGAGATGTcttaatgtttgattttggAGGTGAAAAAGAGAGGATATGTGGGGCTGGATAAGGGCCAACTACCATATGATGGCACATGCTTCAACTTGAATGGTGGGCCATTTTCACTTCCTTCCACATTTTCCCTATGCAtcttcctcatcatcatctatAAAAAGctgactaattaattatttctgttaaacttgattatattaacaaaTCCAACTCAAATAATTGACCTTTAgggatcaaaatcaaattataggactaataCTACCAGAACCCACGTGaagttttattgtaattttgatcctgtaattaattataggtgtttggcattttgatcattcaaaaagtaaaaatctatgattttggttttttttttctttctaaattttgCGATTTgagaacattttttttttcagaaagtCTTGAAACGGTTGGAAATTAGCACGTGCAGGTCACGTGTCAGCTTAAACTTGAGGACACGTACAGAACGTATGGTTTTTCGCCCAACAAAATTGCCCTCAAATCAAAAAGTTACAACAGTAATGGAAGTAAGGTCTAAGTTATACTTCTTTATTAAAAGATCAAAAtgccaattttaattatatgtatatataattacaggattaaaattacaataaagcTGCAGTGCTATGATCTAAATAtgcatttttcatattaatattataacgGACATCCACACCCCTAAGAATTGACCTAATTAAtgaaaacatttattttagattGGATAGTTAATTTTGTCTCACACGTAACTCCAGTCGTTAGGGTTCATGCAGATTTTACATGCTTGACACTTTGTATACATGTGCTATGATGTTCATAGACGCCACTGACCACCGATTTGTAGTGTTTTGAATCGggtttatcattttatatgttCATCATAATAACGATAATTAGCTTCTTAATGATGGGCTTTGTTGAATAATATGActtatttttgacttttttggGAGGTATTAGTTTGAAATATTAGTAGCAATAATCAATGGCTTCCCAAAAAAACTGGACCACATTTAGGATCAAAATTCAGCAGTTTTGGCCATGAAAAGTTGATTTGACAATTCAGTCCaccaatttattaattttcacgAATTGAAgcatttttatcaaaaaatttcaaaactagCCCACATGCAGGTTGCGTGAGAGCATAAATTTACGGACCATTCAGGTGAGATGACGAgcatatttttagttaaaaacacatcaaaataaGCACATTTTTCtcgtatttataaataaatataaatatgattttagaTTTTGCAATGGATATgagcatatatttatatactaatttattcTGGTAGTCACGAATatccatttttaaaaaattcagaaataataataataatgatgtaaTATATAGTAAGTTGACGTGTCTGAATAGAAAAGTAACAAACAACTCGTGGGGTGGACTTCAGCTCCACGATTAGCTATAGCTGATGTCTGTGTTACATATATActtatcaaaatattgttatCATTTATACAagtaatttcttattttttaaaatattacacacgcatccctaaaaaatattaacatcattacacaagggggaaaatattattttagtccactaagtatgtttaattttaatttagtccgttaactatttctatttttgtttaggtccagtaacttacgaaattgcttacttttagtcatctgatagattttcggataattttacccctattcaacttttgaaaggcagttttagccatatgcactcattggggtaaaattatccgaaaatctgccagacgACTAAAAGTaatcaatttcataagttattggacctaaataaaaatggtcATAGTTATcggataaaaattaaaattaggcacacttagcggactaaaataatacttttcccttacACAAGCtacccctatttttttttactgttatGGATCgtttctataattatgcaaaaaactatggatggtttgtataaataaactttAGATCAagtgatataaatataattatctcttatataTTGCCCGTCACTATATATacatcatgtatatatatatatatatatatggatatgaCTAATTAAAGCAATAAGTAgaatccccccccccccaattaATTAGGAGGTCTTTCAACTTCAAACAAAGCAGTGAAAGGTGCAACCCCTCTAGtggtagaaaagaaatttgcATGCTAAATCATTGATTATGTGATTAAGATATGTTGAAATGAAATGATATATAGAGTCCTTGGCTTAATTGCATAGTGAAAAGTTCAACTTACCTAACCTTTAATTTGGATTCAATCTAGCTACCCCATTAATTATTGACAAAGGATTGATAAGaccatgaattatatatatatggaaaattttgattcgGGATAGATTCGATTGAATACATGTTAATAAACTcataatatgattaatatataatttaaataaaaattattaatcacatagtaatttcattattaataCTAGTTGGTGTagctaaaaagaaaataatattaatgaggacaaatcaaaattatgactAACATTAGGTGACTAATTGGTAGTacgtaataatttttattttatcacaatataattttaaaaaattaatattggtaATCACGAGCCACACATATATAGTGACAA includes the following:
- the LOC105170851 gene encoding transcription factor IBH1-like; this encodes MKTAKNLHTNPTSIKNRFSLRFLRAINKLNNNIISTPPPLNPADRRKRYHAIRAAAYASMALAVGPNKAWSRAVLRKIRNRTKEMIKPRTRRGAVGGSINPRNELGLGQENELRERVPGGEAMDFRRLLNETGHYIQCLRAQVQVMRKILHYSST